One window from the genome of Acidimicrobiales bacterium encodes:
- a CDS encoding DUF1015 domain-containing protein: MPRFEPFCGVRYDTTRAPAGDVTAPPYDVISPTDRAALILRHPDNVVQIDLPDEADGPGRYKAAAATFQEWLASGVLRRDADPSFYVYRMDYSDDHQRPAHTLGVMGALELSRPGEGQILPHEHTTPKAKSDRLDLLRATSANLSPVWALSLTEGLTDACRIERDPDLQFTDTEGVTHTLWRVADEATVGAIREAVDASPVVIADGHHRYETSLAYRDERRETEGPGGPADAFLCFVVELADDELTVRPIHRLLDGFADGFDLEAALESSFTLGDVVPVDDEILDRMDAAGALALVRPDGSARLLVPEPEAFDGVADLDSSRLDAALADLPPHEIRYQHGVGLIAAAVAGSDAQYGVLLRPATVAQIQTNAHTGERMPPKTTFFHPKLRTGLVFREVV; encoded by the coding sequence GTGCCCCGATTCGAACCGTTCTGCGGCGTCCGTTACGACACCACCCGTGCGCCCGCAGGCGACGTGACTGCGCCGCCGTACGACGTCATCTCGCCCACGGACCGCGCCGCGCTGATCCTCCGTCATCCCGACAACGTGGTGCAGATCGACCTACCCGACGAGGCCGACGGGCCGGGGCGCTACAAGGCCGCAGCCGCGACGTTCCAGGAATGGCTGGCATCTGGCGTCCTGCGCCGCGACGCCGATCCCTCCTTCTACGTGTACCGGATGGACTACTCCGACGACCATCAGCGTCCCGCCCACACCTTGGGTGTGATGGGCGCCCTCGAGCTGTCGCGCCCGGGTGAGGGGCAGATCCTGCCTCACGAGCACACCACGCCGAAGGCCAAGTCCGATCGTCTCGACTTGCTTCGTGCGACCTCGGCGAACCTCTCCCCGGTGTGGGCGTTGTCGCTCACGGAGGGGCTCACCGACGCGTGTCGGATCGAGCGCGACCCCGACCTGCAGTTCACGGACACCGAGGGGGTCACCCACACGCTGTGGAGGGTTGCCGACGAGGCCACCGTCGGCGCGATCCGCGAAGCCGTCGACGCCTCCCCGGTGGTGATCGCCGACGGCCACCACCGCTACGAGACCTCGCTCGCGTACCGCGACGAACGCCGCGAGACCGAGGGCCCTGGCGGGCCCGCCGACGCGTTCCTCTGCTTCGTGGTCGAGCTCGCCGACGACGAGCTCACGGTGCGGCCCATCCATCGACTGCTCGACGGGTTCGCCGATGGGTTTGATCTCGAAGCCGCACTCGAATCGTCGTTCACGCTGGGCGACGTCGTGCCCGTCGACGACGAGATCCTCGACCGGATGGACGCGGCCGGCGCCCTGGCCTTGGTGCGGCCCGACGGCAGCGCCCGCCTGCTCGTGCCAGAGCCCGAGGCGTTCGACGGGGTGGCCGACCTCGACTCCAGCCGCCTCGATGCCGCGCTGGCCGACCTCCCGCCCCACGAGATCCGCTACCAGCACGGTGTCGGCCTGATCGCCGCGGCCGTCGCTGGGTCAGACGCGCAGTACGGGGTGCTGCTGCGCCCGGCCACCGTCGCCCAGATCCAGACCAACGCGCACACGGGTGAGCGCATGCCGCCGAAGACGACGTTCTTCCACCCCAAGCTCCGCACGGGCCTGGTGTTTCGCGAGGTGGTCTGA